One window of the Chryseotalea sp. WA131a genome contains the following:
- the thrA gene encoding bifunctional aspartate kinase/homoserine dehydrogenase I has product MKILKFGGSSAATPQRIKSIIEIVKPRLANEKIALIFSAFGGVTDILINVSKLALTGDAGYKDQLAQLEKRHLDAVRELLDMQKQSSVLAQVKFTFNELEDVLHGVFLVKERTPRSLDYIMSFGERLSAYIIAEALKDSGVDALFLDARKVVRTDNHFGYARVNFTETNRLIVDHFKSTRTLQVITGFIGTSESGETTTLGRSGSDYTAAIFAGALKAESLEIWTDVDGMMTADPRKVKKAFTVKEMTYEEAMELSHFGAKVIFPATMQPAMVNKIPIWIKNTFNPTFQGTLISKNANGKALIIKGISSTSNISLLNVQGSGLMGVVGVSMRLFATLAREKINVILISQASSEHSICFAIESQYAIQAKSSIEKEFQYEIQNLEMNPVVVESDRAIVAIVGENMKHNPGTSGRMFGALGKNGVNVHAIAQGSSELNISVVLNQADVAKALNALHEAFFLSDRKILNVFLVGTGLIGKELLAMMKEQFSKLASDHHLEIQVVAIANSKKMLFDEKGLSGKESVQKLLQEGLPMDMEKFVSTMVGINLSNSVFVDCTSSEVVANHYAKILEANISIVTPNKKANSGALSNYQLLKKTASKRGVKFLYETNVGAGLPVINTLNDLMISGDKVIRIEAVLSGTLNFIFSSFQAGTAFSEIVQQAKEKGFTEPDPRDDLNGMDVARKALILSREAGYEFELSDIVVHNLVPEELRGEMTVEKFMNGLEKQNAHYNQLREQAESRGEKLRYMAILEDGKVNVKLASVGAAHPFYSLSGSDNIILLTTERYHERPMVIRGPGAGATVTAAGVFADIIRIGNY; this is encoded by the coding sequence ATGAAAATTTTAAAATTTGGTGGTTCATCAGCAGCCACCCCACAACGAATAAAATCCATTATCGAAATTGTGAAACCACGATTGGCGAATGAAAAAATCGCGTTGATCTTTTCAGCCTTTGGTGGTGTAACAGATATATTGATCAATGTCAGCAAATTAGCGCTGACGGGCGATGCAGGTTACAAAGACCAACTGGCACAACTTGAAAAACGTCACCTTGATGCGGTACGCGAACTGTTGGACATGCAAAAGCAAAGCAGCGTGCTCGCGCAAGTAAAGTTTACCTTCAATGAATTGGAAGATGTGCTGCACGGAGTTTTTTTAGTAAAAGAGAGAACCCCGCGGTCATTGGATTACATTATGAGTTTTGGCGAACGGCTCTCTGCCTACATCATCGCAGAAGCACTGAAAGATTCAGGCGTTGACGCCTTATTTTTGGATGCTCGAAAAGTAGTGCGCACCGACAATCATTTTGGGTATGCGCGCGTCAACTTTACAGAAACCAACCGGTTGATTGTCGATCATTTTAAAAGCACCCGAACCCTCCAAGTGATTACAGGTTTTATTGGCACCTCCGAAAGTGGTGAGACAACTACGCTCGGAAGAAGTGGCTCTGATTATACGGCTGCGATTTTTGCAGGCGCACTCAAAGCGGAATCGTTGGAGATCTGGACCGATGTGGATGGCATGATGACAGCCGATCCGCGCAAAGTAAAAAAAGCCTTCACCGTAAAAGAGATGACCTATGAAGAAGCCATGGAGCTTTCGCACTTTGGCGCGAAGGTAATTTTCCCCGCCACCATGCAGCCAGCCATGGTCAACAAAATTCCCATTTGGATCAAGAATACCTTCAACCCAACTTTTCAAGGAACACTCATCAGTAAAAATGCTAATGGAAAAGCGCTAATCATCAAAGGCATTTCCTCTACGAGCAATATCAGTTTACTGAATGTGCAAGGAAGTGGATTAATGGGCGTAGTAGGTGTTTCCATGCGCTTGTTCGCTACACTGGCGCGCGAAAAGATAAACGTGATTTTAATTAGCCAAGCATCGAGTGAGCATTCCATTTGCTTTGCGATTGAAAGTCAATATGCGATACAAGCCAAATCATCGATTGAAAAAGAATTTCAATACGAAATTCAAAATTTAGAGATGAACCCCGTGGTAGTAGAAAGCGACCGCGCCATTGTGGCCATTGTGGGCGAAAACATGAAACACAACCCTGGCACCAGCGGCCGCATGTTCGGTGCGCTGGGAAAAAATGGGGTAAACGTGCACGCGATTGCCCAAGGCTCTTCAGAATTAAACATCTCGGTAGTGTTGAACCAAGCCGATGTAGCCAAAGCACTTAACGCCCTGCACGAAGCATTTTTCTTGTCTGATAGAAAAATCTTGAATGTATTTTTAGTGGGTACAGGGTTGATTGGCAAAGAACTGTTGGCCATGATGAAAGAGCAATTTTCAAAACTAGCAAGCGACCATCATTTAGAAATACAAGTGGTGGCGATTGCCAATAGTAAAAAAATGTTGTTCGATGAAAAGGGTTTGAGCGGGAAGGAATCCGTACAAAAACTTTTGCAGGAAGGATTGCCTATGGATATGGAAAAATTTGTTTCAACAATGGTGGGCATCAATTTATCTAACTCAGTTTTTGTGGATTGCACCTCTAGCGAAGTCGTGGCGAACCATTACGCAAAGATATTGGAAGCCAATATCAGTATTGTTACCCCCAACAAAAAAGCGAACTCAGGCGCATTGAGCAATTATCAATTGTTGAAAAAAACCGCTTCCAAACGTGGGGTTAAATTTTTATACGAGACCAACGTGGGTGCAGGTCTGCCAGTTATTAATACACTAAATGATTTAATGATCAGTGGCGATAAAGTAATTCGCATCGAAGCCGTGCTAAGTGGTACGCTGAATTTTATTTTCAGCTCTTTTCAAGCAGGCACAGCATTCAGTGAGATTGTGCAGCAAGCCAAAGAAAAGGGCTTTACAGAACCCGACCCAAGGGATGACCTCAATGGAATGGACGTGGCACGCAAAGCGCTCATCTTATCGCGCGAAGCGGGTTATGAATTTGAATTGAGTGATATTGTGGTGCATAACTTAGTGCCCGAAGAATTGCGCGGAGAGATGACCGTAGAAAAATTCATGAACGGATTGGAAAAACAAAATGCGCATTACAATCAGTTGCGTGAGCAAGCCGAAAGCAGAGGAGAAAAGCTGCGCTACATGGCCATATTAGAAGATGGTAAAGTGAATGTAAAACTTGCCAGTGTGGGTGCAGCTCATCCCTTCTACTCGTTGAGTGGTAGCGATAATATTATTTTGCTGACTACAGAACGCTATCATGAGCGACCGATGGTCATCCGTGGCCCTGGTGCTGGCGCAACCGTAACAGCCGCGGGCGTTTTTGCAGATATTATAAGGATTGGAAACTACTGA